From a single Phalacrocorax aristotelis chromosome 1, bGulAri2.1, whole genome shotgun sequence genomic region:
- the LPAR5 gene encoding lysophosphatidic acid receptor 5 isoform X2 has protein sequence MLNMMALWIFIRYLRLKSVVMIYMFNLAISDLTFTLPLPLRLYYYSNHHWPFGNTLCQVSGSVFQINMYGSCLFLMCINLDRYVAIVHPLRWRHLRRPKVAKLLCLFVWVVIFMGSIPTAIVHKQNHCEEHNQTTYLCFESFSNDIWQHNLFPLVVLAEILGFLLPLSSVTYCSIRIFQELCQDSQTKTLRQQKTVRLLFVNLVIFIICFVPYNTTLAVYGMIKAQVMKVEEQTKASVRQVLITTMLLASMNCMLDPLIYYFSTEGFRNTLKKMRRGQAWDSDIGTLKNQVVENKSSRVHAVSEVKQFPAEKFIRPNESLPPLPTAVFLNSPIEDSEI, from the coding sequence ATGCTGAACATGATGGCCCTTTGGATATTCATCCGCTACTTGCGCCTGAAGTCTGTAGTGATGATCTACATGTTCAACCTGGCCATAAGTGACCTCACCTTCACACTCCCTCTGCCACTGCGACTCTACTACTATTCCAACCATCACTGGCCCTTTGGTAACACCCTGTGTCAGGTCTCTGGCTCTGTCTTTCAGATCAATATGTATGGTAGCTGCCTCTTCCTCATGTGCATCAACCTGGATCGCTATGTTGCCATTGTCCACCCGCTTCGCTGGCGGCACCTGCGGCGCCCCAAGGTGGCCAAGCTCCTTTGCCTGTTTGTCTGGGTTGTGATCTTCATGGGCTCTATCCCCACTGCCATAGTCCACAAGCAAAACCACTGTGAGGAACACAACCAGACCACTTATCTGTGCTTTGAAAGCTTTAGTAACGACATATGGCAGCATAACCTCTTCCCCCTAGTTGTCCTGGCTGAAATCTTGGGGTTTCTCCTGCCTCTCAGCTCTGTGACATACTGCTCAATTCGAATCTTTCAGGAGCTCTGCCAGGACAGCCAAACGAAGACCCTGAGACAGCAGAAGACTGTCCGTCTCCTCTTTGTCAATCTGGTCATCTTTATCATctgctttgtgccttacaacACTACCCTGGCAGTTTATGGGATGATAAAGGCCCAGGTGATGAAGGTAGAGGAACAAACAAAGGCCTCCGTGCGCCAAGTGTTAATTACAACAATGCTGTTGGCCAGCATGAACTGCATGCTGGACCCCCTGATCTACTACTTTAGTACTGAGGGTTTCCGTAACACCCTTAAGAAAATGCGGAGGGGACAAGCCTGGGACTCAGACATAGGGACGCTTAAGAATCAGGTTGTGGAGAATAAGTCATCCCGAGTCCATGCTGTCTCAGAAGTAAAACAATTCCCCGCTGAAAAGTTTATCCGTCCCAATGAATCTTTGCCACCACTTCCTACTGCAGTATTTTTGAATAGCCCTATTGAGGACTCGGAAATATAA
- the LPAR5 gene encoding lysophosphatidic acid receptor 5 isoform X1, which yields MSASNVSQTCKDYSFNHHFLLPGYILIFITGLMLNMMALWIFIRYLRLKSVVMIYMFNLAISDLTFTLPLPLRLYYYSNHHWPFGNTLCQVSGSVFQINMYGSCLFLMCINLDRYVAIVHPLRWRHLRRPKVAKLLCLFVWVVIFMGSIPTAIVHKQNHCEEHNQTTYLCFESFSNDIWQHNLFPLVVLAEILGFLLPLSSVTYCSIRIFQELCQDSQTKTLRQQKTVRLLFVNLVIFIICFVPYNTTLAVYGMIKAQVMKVEEQTKASVRQVLITTMLLASMNCMLDPLIYYFSTEGFRNTLKKMRRGQAWDSDIGTLKNQVVENKSSRVHAVSEVKQFPAEKFIRPNESLPPLPTAVFLNSPIEDSEI from the coding sequence ATGTCAGCTTCCAATGTGTCTCAGACATGCAAGGATTACAGCTTCAACCACCACTTCCTCCTGCCTGGCTACATCCTGATATTCATTACAGGTTTGATGCTGAACATGATGGCCCTTTGGATATTCATCCGCTACTTGCGCCTGAAGTCTGTAGTGATGATCTACATGTTCAACCTGGCCATAAGTGACCTCACCTTCACACTCCCTCTGCCACTGCGACTCTACTACTATTCCAACCATCACTGGCCCTTTGGTAACACCCTGTGTCAGGTCTCTGGCTCTGTCTTTCAGATCAATATGTATGGTAGCTGCCTCTTCCTCATGTGCATCAACCTGGATCGCTATGTTGCCATTGTCCACCCGCTTCGCTGGCGGCACCTGCGGCGCCCCAAGGTGGCCAAGCTCCTTTGCCTGTTTGTCTGGGTTGTGATCTTCATGGGCTCTATCCCCACTGCCATAGTCCACAAGCAAAACCACTGTGAGGAACACAACCAGACCACTTATCTGTGCTTTGAAAGCTTTAGTAACGACATATGGCAGCATAACCTCTTCCCCCTAGTTGTCCTGGCTGAAATCTTGGGGTTTCTCCTGCCTCTCAGCTCTGTGACATACTGCTCAATTCGAATCTTTCAGGAGCTCTGCCAGGACAGCCAAACGAAGACCCTGAGACAGCAGAAGACTGTCCGTCTCCTCTTTGTCAATCTGGTCATCTTTATCATctgctttgtgccttacaacACTACCCTGGCAGTTTATGGGATGATAAAGGCCCAGGTGATGAAGGTAGAGGAACAAACAAAGGCCTCCGTGCGCCAAGTGTTAATTACAACAATGCTGTTGGCCAGCATGAACTGCATGCTGGACCCCCTGATCTACTACTTTAGTACTGAGGGTTTCCGTAACACCCTTAAGAAAATGCGGAGGGGACAAGCCTGGGACTCAGACATAGGGACGCTTAAGAATCAGGTTGTGGAGAATAAGTCATCCCGAGTCCATGCTGTCTCAGAAGTAAAACAATTCCCCGCTGAAAAGTTTATCCGTCCCAATGAATCTTTGCCACCACTTCCTACTGCAGTATTTTTGAATAGCCCTATTGAGGACTCGGAAATATAA